A region from the Pseudomonas sp. P8_229 genome encodes:
- the acs gene encoding acetate--CoA ligase — MFDISTFPKADAVRRAAQLSQDDYKRLYRESIEHPSAFWAEQATRFLDWSTPWQTVQRYDLKTGEASWFAGAQLNVSYNCIDRHLAQRGEQTAILWEGDDPAESAQITYKKLHHHVCRLANVLKSRGVKKGDRVCIYMPMIPEAAYAMLACSRIGAIHSVVFGGFSPDSLRDRVLDADCRTVITADEGVRGGKFVPLKQNVDKALQSCPDVSTVVVVERTQGKVDWVEGRDLWYHQAVRDVSDDCPPEPMDAEDPLFILYTSGSTGKPKGVLHTTGGYLLQAAMTFKYVLDYRDGEVFWCTADVGWVTGHSYIVYGPLANGATTLIFEGVPSYPSTSRFWQVIDKHHVNIFYTAPTALRALMREGAGPLQETSRQSLRLLGSVGEPINPEAWEWYFNVVGEQRCPIVDTWWQTETGGIMLSPLVSAQRIKPGCATQPMFGVQPVLLDEHGKEIKGAGSGVLAIKSSWPAQIRSVYGDPQRMVDTYFKPYPGYYFTGDGARRDEDGDYWITGRIDDVINVSGHRIGTAEVESALVLHDSIAEAAVVGYPHDVKGQGIYAFVTPMNGAEPSDELKKELLAHVSKEIGSFAKPDLIQWAPALPKTRSGKIMRRILRKIACNELDSLGDTSTLADPSVVQGLIDKRLNQ, encoded by the coding sequence ATGTTCGATATCAGCACGTTCCCCAAAGCCGATGCCGTCCGCCGGGCTGCGCAGTTGAGTCAGGACGATTACAAACGCCTGTACCGCGAATCCATTGAACACCCCAGCGCCTTCTGGGCCGAACAGGCCACACGCTTCCTCGACTGGAGCACACCGTGGCAGACCGTCCAGCGCTACGACCTGAAAACCGGTGAAGCCTCCTGGTTTGCCGGCGCGCAACTCAACGTCAGCTACAACTGCATCGACCGCCACCTGGCGCAGCGCGGCGAGCAGACGGCCATTCTCTGGGAAGGCGACGACCCGGCCGAATCGGCGCAGATCACCTACAAAAAACTTCATCACCATGTCTGCCGCCTGGCCAACGTGCTGAAAAGCCGTGGCGTGAAGAAAGGCGACCGGGTATGCATCTACATGCCGATGATCCCCGAGGCCGCCTACGCCATGCTTGCCTGTTCGCGGATCGGCGCAATCCATTCGGTGGTGTTCGGCGGCTTCTCCCCGGACTCATTGCGCGACCGCGTTCTCGACGCCGATTGCCGCACGGTGATCACCGCCGATGAGGGCGTGCGCGGCGGCAAGTTCGTGCCGCTCAAGCAGAACGTCGACAAGGCCCTGCAAAGCTGCCCGGACGTCAGCACGGTGGTGGTGGTCGAGCGCACGCAAGGCAAGGTCGATTGGGTCGAGGGGCGCGACCTCTGGTATCACCAGGCGGTGCGCGATGTCAGCGATGACTGCCCACCGGAGCCGATGGACGCCGAAGATCCACTGTTCATCCTCTACACCTCCGGCAGCACCGGCAAACCCAAAGGCGTGTTGCACACCACCGGCGGCTACCTGCTGCAAGCGGCGATGACCTTCAAATACGTGCTCGACTACCGCGATGGCGAAGTGTTCTGGTGCACCGCTGACGTCGGCTGGGTCACGGGGCACAGCTACATTGTCTATGGCCCGCTGGCCAATGGTGCGACCACCCTGATCTTCGAAGGTGTGCCGAGCTACCCGAGCACTTCGCGCTTCTGGCAGGTGATCGACAAACACCACGTCAACATTTTCTACACCGCGCCGACCGCTCTGCGCGCCTTGATGCGCGAAGGTGCCGGGCCATTGCAGGAAACCTCGCGGCAAAGCCTCAGACTGCTCGGCAGTGTCGGTGAGCCAATCAACCCGGAAGCGTGGGAATGGTACTTCAACGTGGTCGGCGAACAACGCTGCCCGATTGTCGATACCTGGTGGCAGACCGAAACCGGCGGCATCATGCTCAGCCCGCTGGTCAGCGCGCAACGAATCAAACCGGGCTGCGCCACGCAACCGATGTTCGGCGTGCAACCGGTGCTGCTCGACGAGCACGGCAAGGAAATCAAAGGCGCCGGCAGCGGCGTGCTGGCGATCAAATCCAGCTGGCCGGCACAGATCCGCAGCGTTTACGGCGACCCGCAGCGCATGGTCGATACCTACTTCAAACCCTACCCCGGTTACTACTTCACCGGCGACGGCGCGCGGCGCGATGAGGACGGCGATTACTGGATCACCGGGCGCATCGACGACGTGATCAACGTCTCCGGCCACCGCATCGGCACCGCCGAAGTGGAAAGCGCGCTGGTGCTGCACGACAGCATCGCCGAGGCTGCCGTGGTCGGTTATCCGCACGATGTCAAAGGCCAGGGCATCTACGCCTTCGTCACGCCGATGAACGGCGCCGAGCCAAGTGATGAGCTGAAGAAAGAACTGCTGGCCCACGTCAGCAAGGAAATCGGCAGCTTCGCCAAGCCGGACCTGATCCAGTGGGCGCCGGCCTTGCCGAAAACCCGTTCAGGCAAGATCATGCGGCGTATTCTGCGCAAGATCGCCTGCAACGAACTCGACAGCCTCGGCGACACCTCGACCCTGGCCGACCCGAGCGTGGTGCAGGGCTTGATCGACAAGCGCCTCAACCAGTAA
- the panC gene encoding pantoate--beta-alanine ligase, with protein sequence MNTVKTVRELRAAVARARSEGKRIGFVPTMGNLHSGHIALITKASQRVDFVVASIFVNPLQFGAGEDLDKYPRTLAADQEKLLQAGCHLLFAPTVEEMYPDGMAGQTRVSVPQLSEGLCGASRPGHFEGVATVVSKLFNMVQPDLAIFGQKDFQQLAVIRALVHDLNMPIQIIGEPTVRAADGLALSSRNGFLSEQQRAVAPEVYRTLSAIAESIKQGERDFPALIATQAQQLEAAGLRPDYLEIRHALTLRPATAEDRDLVILVAAFLGTTRLIDNLHLNLDTPA encoded by the coding sequence ATGAACACCGTAAAAACCGTACGCGAACTGCGCGCCGCCGTGGCTCGCGCCCGCAGTGAAGGCAAGCGCATCGGCTTCGTGCCGACCATGGGCAACCTGCACAGCGGGCACATTGCGCTGATCACCAAAGCCAGCCAGCGGGTGGATTTCGTGGTCGCGAGCATCTTTGTCAACCCGCTGCAGTTCGGCGCCGGCGAAGACCTCGACAAATACCCGCGCACCCTGGCGGCGGATCAGGAAAAGCTGCTGCAAGCCGGCTGCCATTTGCTGTTCGCTCCGACGGTCGAAGAGATGTACCCCGACGGCATGGCCGGGCAGACCCGGGTCAGCGTTCCGCAACTGTCTGAAGGCCTGTGTGGCGCCAGCCGTCCGGGGCACTTCGAAGGTGTGGCGACGGTGGTCAGCAAGCTGTTCAACATGGTCCAGCCGGACCTGGCGATCTTCGGCCAGAAGGACTTCCAGCAACTGGCGGTGATTCGTGCGCTGGTGCATGACTTGAACATGCCGATCCAGATCATCGGCGAGCCGACCGTACGCGCCGCCGACGGCCTGGCACTGTCGTCGCGCAACGGTTTCCTCAGCGAGCAACAACGTGCCGTGGCCCCGGAGGTCTATCGCACCCTGAGCGCGATTGCCGAGTCGATCAAGCAAGGTGAGCGCGACTTCCCGGCGCTGATCGCAACCCAGGCGCAACAGCTGGAAGCTGCCGGCTTGCGCCCGGATTATCTGGAAATCCGCCACGCCCTGACCCTGCGTCCGGCGACGGCTGAAGACCGCGATCTGGTGATTCTGGTGGCCGCGTTCCTCGGCACCACACGGTTGATCGACAACCTGCACCTGAATCTCGATACCCCGGCCTGA
- the pgi gene encoding glucose-6-phosphate isomerase — translation MAYYRTPHDVTALPAWQALKDHRQAMQDFSMREAFNADPQRFNQFTLSSCGLFLDYSKNLINAQTRNLLVGLANEVDLKGAIKALFDGEIVNASEGRPALHTALRRPVGDKLSVNGVNVMPEVHKVLNQITDLVGRIHDGLWRGYTEKPITDVVNIGIGGSFLGPELVSEALLSYAQKGVRCHYLANIDGSEFHELTQKLRAETTLFIVSSKSFNTLETLKNAQAARAWYLAQGGSEAELYRHFIAVSSNNAAAVAFGIREENIFPMWDWVGGRYSLWSAIGLPIALAIGMSNFKELLSGAYTMDQHFQTAPFEQNMPVLLALLGVWYGNFWGAQSHAILPYDHYLRNITKHLQQLDMESNGKSVRQDGTSVSTDTGPVIWGGVGCNGQHAYHQLLHQGTQLIPADFIVPIVSFNPVSDHHQWLYANCLSQSQALMLGKTLPEAEQELRDKGMSEEQVHKLAPHKVIPGNRPSNTIVVERISPRRLGALVAMYEHKVFVQSVVWGINAFDQWGVELGKELGKGVYNRLVGSDETTADDASTQGLINYFRGRHRG, via the coding sequence ATGGCGTACTACCGCACTCCTCACGACGTTACCGCTCTGCCTGCCTGGCAAGCGTTGAAAGATCACCGCCAAGCCATGCAGGATTTCAGCATGCGCGAAGCCTTCAACGCCGATCCGCAGCGCTTCAATCAGTTCACTCTCAGCAGCTGCGGACTGTTTCTCGATTATTCCAAGAACCTGATCAACGCCCAGACCCGCAATCTGCTGGTGGGCCTGGCCAATGAAGTCGATCTGAAAGGCGCGATCAAAGCGCTGTTCGACGGCGAGATCGTCAACGCCTCCGAAGGCCGCCCGGCACTGCACACCGCCCTGCGCCGCCCGGTGGGCGACAAACTGTCGGTCAACGGCGTCAACGTGATGCCGGAAGTGCACAAGGTGCTGAACCAGATCACTGATCTGGTCGGCCGCATCCACGATGGCCTGTGGCGTGGTTACACCGAGAAGCCGATCACCGACGTGGTGAACATCGGCATCGGTGGCTCGTTCCTCGGCCCGGAGCTGGTGTCCGAAGCGCTACTGTCCTACGCGCAGAAAGGCGTGCGTTGCCATTACCTGGCGAACATCGACGGCAGTGAGTTCCATGAACTGACGCAGAAGTTGCGCGCCGAAACCACACTGTTCATCGTTTCGTCGAAGTCCTTCAACACCCTCGAAACCCTGAAGAACGCGCAGGCCGCACGCGCCTGGTACCTGGCGCAGGGTGGCTCGGAAGCCGAGCTGTATCGCCACTTCATCGCGGTATCGAGCAACAACGCTGCTGCAGTAGCGTTCGGTATCCGTGAAGAAAACATCTTCCCGATGTGGGACTGGGTCGGCGGCCGTTACTCGCTGTGGTCGGCCATCGGTTTGCCGATCGCCCTGGCCATCGGCATGTCCAACTTCAAGGAACTGTTGTCCGGTGCCTACACCATGGACCAGCATTTCCAGACCGCGCCGTTCGAACAGAACATGCCGGTGCTGCTGGCGCTGCTCGGTGTCTGGTACGGCAACTTCTGGGGCGCGCAAAGCCACGCGATCCTGCCGTACGACCACTACCTGCGCAACATCACCAAGCACTTGCAGCAATTGGATATGGAATCCAACGGCAAGAGCGTACGTCAGGACGGTACCTCGGTATCGACCGATACCGGCCCGGTGATCTGGGGCGGCGTCGGTTGCAATGGTCAGCACGCGTATCACCAACTGCTGCACCAAGGCACCCAACTGATCCCTGCCGACTTCATCGTGCCGATCGTCAGCTTCAACCCGGTCTCCGACCACCATCAGTGGCTGTACGCCAACTGCCTGTCGCAGAGCCAGGCACTGATGCTCGGCAAGACCCTGCCGGAAGCCGAGCAGGAGCTGCGCGACAAAGGCATGAGCGAAGAGCAGGTGCACAAACTCGCACCGCACAAGGTGATTCCGGGCAACCGTCCGAGCAACACCATTGTCGTCGAGCGCATCAGCCCGCGTCGTCTCGGTGCGCTGGTCGCGATGTATGAGCACAAAGTGTTCGTGCAGAGCGTGGTCTGGGGCATCAATGCCTTCGACCAGTGGGGCGTGGAACTGGGCAAGGAACTGGGCAAAGGCGTTTACAACCGTCTGGTCGGCAGCGATGAAACCACCGCTGACGATGCCTCCACCCAGGGCCTGATCAACTACTTCCGCGGTCGTCACCGCGGTTGA
- the folK gene encoding 2-amino-4-hydroxy-6-hydroxymethyldihydropteridine diphosphokinase, producing MERIYIGLGSNLADPAEQLRSALNALGQLPQTTLAGVSAFYQSDSLLPGQPRYTNAVAALDSNLAPLDLLDALQSIENDQGRERLERWGPRTLDLDILLFGDHLIDEPRLKVPHYQMQERAFVLYPLAELAPEELHLADGRTLSDLLAACPFVGLERLPHA from the coding sequence ATGGAACGCATCTATATCGGCCTGGGCAGCAACCTCGCTGACCCGGCCGAACAGTTGCGCAGCGCGCTCAACGCGCTGGGGCAATTGCCGCAGACCACCCTCGCCGGCGTCTCGGCGTTCTATCAAAGCGATTCTCTGCTGCCGGGTCAACCGCGTTACACCAACGCGGTTGCAGCCCTGGACAGTAACCTTGCGCCGCTGGACCTGCTCGATGCGCTGCAATCCATCGAGAACGATCAAGGTCGCGAGCGCCTGGAGCGCTGGGGGCCGCGCACGCTGGATCTGGATATTCTGCTGTTCGGCGATCACCTGATCGACGAGCCGCGCCTGAAAGTCCCGCATTACCAGATGCAGGAGCGCGCGTTCGTGCTCTATCCCCTGGCCGAACTGGCCCCCGAGGAGCTGCACCTGGCTGACGGCCGCACCCTGTCTGACCTGCTCGCCGCCTGCCCGTTCGTCGGCCTCGAACGCCTCCCACACGCCTGA
- a CDS encoding oxygenase MpaB family protein: MEFIRSRIENQLMSLTGLSLGQLDLENPKGDPGLFGPDSISWQVHGDFSSMLIGGISALLLQALHPLALAGVWDHSNFRQDMLGRLRRTSQFVSGTTFGSRRDAEWLIEKVRTIHLQVVGTAADGRPYAASDPDLLTWVHVAEVSNFLAAHLRYRNPRLSLADQDRYYTEIAVVAERLGARDVPKSRQAVADYLQRMRPQLLCDERSREVLRLLLDAPAPNVLARPFGDLMMKAGIDLLPDWASDMFDVRQSSLQRQLIRASVKRSAPMLRWAMRNGSVQRAKRRMGLLS, translated from the coding sequence ATGGAATTCATCCGCAGCCGTATCGAAAACCAACTCATGAGCCTGACCGGTCTGTCCCTCGGTCAGCTTGACCTGGAAAACCCCAAGGGCGATCCGGGCCTGTTCGGCCCCGACTCGATCAGTTGGCAAGTGCATGGCGACTTCAGCAGCATGCTGATCGGCGGCATCAGCGCTTTGCTGCTGCAAGCCCTGCATCCGCTGGCGCTGGCCGGCGTCTGGGACCATTCGAATTTTCGCCAGGACATGCTCGGACGCTTGCGCCGCACCAGTCAGTTTGTCTCCGGCACCACCTTCGGTTCGCGCCGCGACGCCGAATGGCTGATCGAGAAAGTGCGCACCATTCACCTGCAAGTGGTCGGTACCGCAGCGGATGGCCGACCCTATGCGGCCAGCGATCCGGACCTGCTGACCTGGGTGCATGTGGCAGAAGTCAGCAACTTCCTCGCCGCGCATTTGCGTTATCGTAATCCGCGGCTGTCGCTGGCAGATCAGGATCGTTACTACACGGAAATCGCCGTGGTGGCTGAGCGACTGGGTGCGCGGGACGTACCGAAATCACGGCAAGCGGTGGCCGATTATCTGCAACGCATGCGCCCGCAATTGTTGTGCGATGAACGCAGCCGCGAAGTCCTGCGCCTGCTACTCGACGCGCCGGCGCCGAATGTTCTGGCGCGGCCGTTTGGCGATCTGATGATGAAAGCCGGCATCGACCTGCTGCCGGACTGGGCCAGCGATATGTTCGATGTCCGCCAGAGTTCGCTGCAGCGCCAGTTGATCCGCGCCAGCGTCAAGCGCAGTGCGCCGATGCTGCGCTGGGCGATGCGCAATGGCTCGGTGCAGCGAGCGAAACGGCGGATGGGTTTGCTGAGCTGA
- the panB gene encoding 3-methyl-2-oxobutanoate hydroxymethyltransferase: MPAITLTTLQSLKQKGEKITMLTCYDATFAHACNEAGVEVLLVGDSLGMVLQGHDSTLPVTIAEMAYHTACVKRGNTDALILADLPFMANATVEQTLTNSAMLMQAGAHMIKVEGALWLAESIRLLAERGVPVCAHMGLTPQAVNILGGYKVQGRNENQARQMRADAISLEQAGVAMLLLECVPSELAAEISQAVKIPVIGIGAGSDTDGQVLVLHDMLGLSITGRVPKFVKNFMQGQDSIQSALKAYVNEVKGVTFPGIEHGFSA, translated from the coding sequence ATGCCAGCCATCACCCTGACCACGCTCCAGAGCCTCAAGCAGAAAGGTGAAAAGATCACCATGCTGACCTGCTATGACGCGACCTTCGCCCACGCCTGCAATGAGGCCGGTGTCGAAGTGCTGCTGGTGGGCGACTCCCTCGGCATGGTTCTGCAGGGTCACGACAGCACCCTGCCGGTCACCATCGCAGAAATGGCCTACCACACCGCCTGCGTCAAACGCGGCAACACCGATGCCCTGATCCTGGCCGACCTGCCATTCATGGCCAACGCTACTGTCGAACAAACCCTGACCAACAGCGCCATGCTGATGCAGGCCGGCGCGCACATGATCAAGGTCGAAGGTGCCCTGTGGCTGGCGGAGTCGATCCGCTTGCTGGCCGAACGCGGCGTACCGGTCTGCGCGCACATGGGCCTGACCCCGCAAGCGGTGAACATCCTCGGCGGCTATAAAGTGCAGGGCCGCAACGAAAACCAGGCGCGGCAGATGCGTGCCGACGCGATTTCGCTGGAGCAGGCTGGCGTGGCAATGCTGCTGCTCGAGTGCGTGCCGAGCGAACTCGCCGCCGAAATCAGCCAGGCCGTGAAGATTCCGGTGATCGGCATTGGTGCCGGTAGCGACACCGACGGCCAGGTTCTGGTGCTGCACGACATGCTCGGCCTGTCGATCACTGGCCGCGTGCCGAAATTCGTCAAGAACTTCATGCAAGGGCAGGACAGCATCCAGTCCGCACTGAAGGCTTACGTCAACGAAGTCAAAGGCGTCACTTTCCCTGGCATCGAACACGGATTCTCTGCATGA
- a CDS encoding class I SAM-dependent rRNA methyltransferase, protein MSSLNQALRAALDQRQDLLAALHSQGTDCYRLFHGSQEGAGGLTIDRYGPQLLVQSFHQTLERDDLLQLHAMVNQTLGLETLLVYNDRSRGNSRIDREDSVYKADAAALADLIGHEWGLNYRVRGRHAGQDPLLFLDLRNTRGWVKDHAKGKSVLNLFAYTCGVGLSAAAGGAREVCNLDFAEGNLAVGRENGLLNPQLPEMQFIQSDYFPAIRQLAGLPISQRRGQKLPSYQRLEQRQYDLVLLDPPAWAKSAFGTVDLLRDYQSLLKPALLTTADNGVLICCNNLAKVSMDDWREQVLRCAEKAGRPVREWSVMTPGADFPSMDQQPPLKTLILQL, encoded by the coding sequence ATGTCTTCCTTGAATCAGGCGCTGCGCGCCGCCCTCGATCAACGCCAGGACCTGCTCGCTGCACTGCACAGCCAGGGCACCGATTGCTATCGGCTGTTCCATGGCAGCCAGGAAGGCGCCGGCGGCCTGACCATCGATCGCTACGGTCCGCAATTGCTGGTACAGAGCTTTCACCAGACGCTGGAGCGTGACGATCTGCTGCAACTGCACGCCATGGTCAATCAAACGCTGGGCCTGGAAACCTTGCTGGTCTACAACGACCGCTCTCGCGGCAACTCGCGGATCGATCGCGAAGACAGCGTCTACAAAGCTGACGCCGCCGCACTGGCCGATCTGATCGGCCACGAATGGGGCCTGAACTACCGCGTACGTGGTCGCCATGCAGGGCAGGATCCGCTGCTGTTCCTCGACCTGCGCAACACCCGTGGCTGGGTCAAGGATCACGCCAAGGGCAAAAGCGTGCTCAACCTCTTTGCCTACACCTGCGGCGTTGGCCTGAGTGCCGCTGCCGGTGGCGCGCGTGAGGTGTGCAATCTGGACTTCGCCGAAGGCAACCTGGCGGTCGGCCGCGAAAACGGCCTGCTCAACCCGCAACTGCCCGAGATGCAATTCATCCAGTCCGATTATTTCCCGGCGATCCGCCAACTCGCCGGCCTGCCCATCAGCCAGCGACGCGGGCAGAAACTGCCGAGCTATCAGCGCCTCGAACAACGCCAGTACGATCTGGTGCTGCTCGACCCGCCAGCCTGGGCCAAGAGTGCATTCGGCACTGTCGACCTGCTGCGTGACTATCAGAGCCTGCTCAAGCCGGCCCTGCTGACCACCGCTGACAATGGCGTGCTGATCTGCTGCAACAACCTGGCGAAAGTCAGCATGGATGACTGGCGCGAACAGGTACTGCGTTGCGCCGAGAAGGCCGGGCGTCCAGTACGCGAATGGAGCGTGATGACCCCGGGCGCCGACTTCCCGTCAATGGATCAACAGCCACCGCTGAAAACCCTGATCCTGCAGCTGTAA
- the panD gene encoding aspartate 1-decarboxylase, with product MHAIMLKAKLHRAEVTHAVLDYEGSCAIDGEWLDLSGIREYEQIQIYNVDNGERFTTYAIRGEEGSRMISVNGAAAHKAKVGDRVIICAYAHYSEAELLNFKPRMLYMAPGNELSHTSNAIPVQVA from the coding sequence ATGCACGCCATCATGCTCAAGGCCAAGCTGCACCGCGCCGAAGTCACCCATGCGGTACTCGATTACGAAGGTTCCTGCGCCATCGATGGCGAGTGGCTGGACCTGTCCGGCATCCGTGAGTACGAGCAGATCCAGATTTACAACGTCGATAACGGCGAGCGTTTCACCACTTACGCCATTCGTGGTGAAGAAGGTTCAAGGATGATTTCGGTCAACGGCGCAGCCGCGCACAAGGCCAAGGTCGGCGACCGGGTGATCATTTGCGCATACGCCCATTACAGCGAAGCGGAACTGCTGAATTTCAAGCCGCGCATGCTGTATATGGCTCCTGGCAATGAGCTGAGCCACACCAGCAACGCCATTCCGGTTCAGGTGGCCTGA